From the genome of Glycine max cultivar Williams 82 chromosome 2, Glycine_max_v4.0, whole genome shotgun sequence, one region includes:
- the LOC100807662 gene encoding RNA-binding protein BRN1 isoform X3 — protein MAEGKEESKSSEESVKLFVGQVPKRMSEDEVLAMFKELALVDEVNIIRDKATRASRGCCFVICPSREEADKAVNACHNKKTLPGASSPLQVKYADGELERLEHKLFIGMLPKNISEDEVSNLFSKYGTIKDLQILRGSQQTSKGCAFLKYETKEQAFTALEAINGKHTMEGSSVPLVVKWADTEKERLARRAQKTQSRVSNAPHADPQHPSLFGALPMGYVPPYNGYGYQAPGGYGLMPYRFPPVQNQPGFHNMNQANAVRPDLGHSMNPRNYPAPPASYIGSYPAVPGGNSNSSSSGASKSSSGQIEGPPGANLFIYHIPQEYGDQELTTAFQPFGRVLSAKIFVDKVTGVSKCFGFVSYDTPEAAQAAISTMNGCQLGGKKLKVQLKRDNKQSKIY, from the exons ATGGCGGAGGGTAAGGAAGAGAGTAAATCTAGCGAGGAGAGCGTGAAGCTGTTCGTAGGTCAAGTGCCGAAGCGCATGTCGGAAGACGAAGTGCTTGCAATGTTCAAGGAGCTCGCTTTGGTTGACGAGGTCAACATCATCAGAGACAAAGCCACTCGTGCCTCCCGAG GTTGTTGCTTTGTAATTTGTCCGTCCAGGGAAGAAGCGGATAAGGCGGTCAATGCATGTCATAACAAGAAAACGCTCCCTGGG GCATCTAGTCCGTTACAAGTGAAGTATGCAGATGGCGAATTGGAAAGATTAG AACACAAACTCTTTATCGGAATGCTTCCAAAGAATATTTCTGAAGATGAGGTCTCCAATCTTTTCTCAAAGTATGGAActataaaggatttacagaTTTTAAGAGGTTCTCAGCAGACAAGTAAAG GATGTGCATTTTTGAAGTACGAAACCAAAGAACAGGCCTTTACTGCTCTTGAAGCAATCAATGGAAAGCATACAATGGAG GGTTCAAGTGTTCCTTTGGTTGTTAAATGGGCAGATACTGAAAAGGAAAGACTAGCTCGAAGGGCTCAAAAAACACAGTCCCGAGTTTCTAATGCGCCGCATGCTGATCCTCAACACCCCTCATTATTTGGAGCCTTGCCAATGGGTTATGTTCCTCCATATAATGGATATGGTTATCAG GCTCCTGGGGGTTATGGGCTCATGCCATACCGTTTTCCACCAGTGCAGAATCAACCAGGCTTCCATAATATGAACCAAGCAAATGCAGTGAGGCCTGATCTTGGTCACAGTATGAACCCTAGAAATTATCCTGCGCCTCCTGCAAGTTACATTGGCTCTTACCCTGCTGTTCCAG GTGGGAATAGCAACTCTTCATCTTCAGGTGCCAGTAAAAGTTCCAGTGGTCAGATTGAAG GACCACCTGGTGccaatctatttatttatcacATACCTCAAGAATATGGAGACCAAGAGCTCACAACTGCATTTCAACCGTTTGGTAGAGTTTTGAGTGCTAAAATTTTCGTAGATAAAGTAACAGGAGTAAGCAAATGTTTTG GGTTTGTTAGTTATGATACTCCAGAAGCTGCTCAAGCTGCCATTAGTACGATGAATGGTTGTCAATTAGGTGGCAAGAAATTAAAGGTTCAGCTTAAGAGGGATAACAAACAGAGTAAGATTTACTGA
- the LOC100807662 gene encoding RNA-binding protein BRN1 isoform X2: MAEGKEESKSSEESVKLFVGQVPKRMSEDEVLAMFKELALVDEVNIIRDKATRASRGCCFVICPSREEADKAVNACHNKKTLPGASSPLQVKYADGELERLEHKLFIGMLPKNISEDEVSNLFSKYGTIKDLQILRGSQQTSKGCAFLKYETKEQAFTALEAINGKHTMEGSSVPLVVKWADTEKERLARRAQKTQSRVSNAPHADPQHPSLFGALPMGYVPPYNGYGYQNQPGFHNMNQANAVRPDLGHSMNPRNYPAPPASYIGSYPAVPGIQHPMVYPRGIVSPRPMSSCPGSVSPAGGNSNSSSSGASKSSSGQIEGPPGANLFIYHIPQEYGDQELTTAFQPFGRVLSAKIFVDKVTGVSKCFGFVSYDTPEAAQAAISTMNGCQLGGKKLKVQLKRDNKQSKIY, from the exons ATGGCGGAGGGTAAGGAAGAGAGTAAATCTAGCGAGGAGAGCGTGAAGCTGTTCGTAGGTCAAGTGCCGAAGCGCATGTCGGAAGACGAAGTGCTTGCAATGTTCAAGGAGCTCGCTTTGGTTGACGAGGTCAACATCATCAGAGACAAAGCCACTCGTGCCTCCCGAG GTTGTTGCTTTGTAATTTGTCCGTCCAGGGAAGAAGCGGATAAGGCGGTCAATGCATGTCATAACAAGAAAACGCTCCCTGGG GCATCTAGTCCGTTACAAGTGAAGTATGCAGATGGCGAATTGGAAAGATTAG AACACAAACTCTTTATCGGAATGCTTCCAAAGAATATTTCTGAAGATGAGGTCTCCAATCTTTTCTCAAAGTATGGAActataaaggatttacagaTTTTAAGAGGTTCTCAGCAGACAAGTAAAG GATGTGCATTTTTGAAGTACGAAACCAAAGAACAGGCCTTTACTGCTCTTGAAGCAATCAATGGAAAGCATACAATGGAG GGTTCAAGTGTTCCTTTGGTTGTTAAATGGGCAGATACTGAAAAGGAAAGACTAGCTCGAAGGGCTCAAAAAACACAGTCCCGAGTTTCTAATGCGCCGCATGCTGATCCTCAACACCCCTCATTATTTGGAGCCTTGCCAATGGGTTATGTTCCTCCATATAATGGATATGGTTATCAG AATCAACCAGGCTTCCATAATATGAACCAAGCAAATGCAGTGAGGCCTGATCTTGGTCACAGTATGAACCCTAGAAATTATCCTGCGCCTCCTGCAAGTTACATTGGCTCTTACCCTGCTGTTCCAGGTATACAGCATCCAATGGTATATCCCAGAGGTATTGTAAGTCCGAGGCCGATGAGTAGTTGTCCTGGTTCTGTTTCACCTGCAGGTGGGAATAGCAACTCTTCATCTTCAGGTGCCAGTAAAAGTTCCAGTGGTCAGATTGAAG GACCACCTGGTGccaatctatttatttatcacATACCTCAAGAATATGGAGACCAAGAGCTCACAACTGCATTTCAACCGTTTGGTAGAGTTTTGAGTGCTAAAATTTTCGTAGATAAAGTAACAGGAGTAAGCAAATGTTTTG GGTTTGTTAGTTATGATACTCCAGAAGCTGCTCAAGCTGCCATTAGTACGATGAATGGTTGTCAATTAGGTGGCAAGAAATTAAAGGTTCAGCTTAAGAGGGATAACAAACAGAGTAAGATTTACTGA
- the LOC100807662 gene encoding RNA-binding protein BRN1 isoform X1 → MAEGKEESKSSEESVKLFVGQVPKRMSEDEVLAMFKELALVDEVNIIRDKATRASRGCCFVICPSREEADKAVNACHNKKTLPGASSPLQVKYADGELERLEHKLFIGMLPKNISEDEVSNLFSKYGTIKDLQILRGSQQTSKGCAFLKYETKEQAFTALEAINGKHTMEGSSVPLVVKWADTEKERLARRAQKTQSRVSNAPHADPQHPSLFGALPMGYVPPYNGYGYQAPGGYGLMPYRFPPVQNQPGFHNMNQANAVRPDLGHSMNPRNYPAPPASYIGSYPAVPGIQHPMVYPRGIVSPRPMSSCPGSVSPAGGNSNSSSSGASKSSSGQIEGPPGANLFIYHIPQEYGDQELTTAFQPFGRVLSAKIFVDKVTGVSKCFGFVSYDTPEAAQAAISTMNGCQLGGKKLKVQLKRDNKQSKIY, encoded by the exons ATGGCGGAGGGTAAGGAAGAGAGTAAATCTAGCGAGGAGAGCGTGAAGCTGTTCGTAGGTCAAGTGCCGAAGCGCATGTCGGAAGACGAAGTGCTTGCAATGTTCAAGGAGCTCGCTTTGGTTGACGAGGTCAACATCATCAGAGACAAAGCCACTCGTGCCTCCCGAG GTTGTTGCTTTGTAATTTGTCCGTCCAGGGAAGAAGCGGATAAGGCGGTCAATGCATGTCATAACAAGAAAACGCTCCCTGGG GCATCTAGTCCGTTACAAGTGAAGTATGCAGATGGCGAATTGGAAAGATTAG AACACAAACTCTTTATCGGAATGCTTCCAAAGAATATTTCTGAAGATGAGGTCTCCAATCTTTTCTCAAAGTATGGAActataaaggatttacagaTTTTAAGAGGTTCTCAGCAGACAAGTAAAG GATGTGCATTTTTGAAGTACGAAACCAAAGAACAGGCCTTTACTGCTCTTGAAGCAATCAATGGAAAGCATACAATGGAG GGTTCAAGTGTTCCTTTGGTTGTTAAATGGGCAGATACTGAAAAGGAAAGACTAGCTCGAAGGGCTCAAAAAACACAGTCCCGAGTTTCTAATGCGCCGCATGCTGATCCTCAACACCCCTCATTATTTGGAGCCTTGCCAATGGGTTATGTTCCTCCATATAATGGATATGGTTATCAG GCTCCTGGGGGTTATGGGCTCATGCCATACCGTTTTCCACCAGTGCAGAATCAACCAGGCTTCCATAATATGAACCAAGCAAATGCAGTGAGGCCTGATCTTGGTCACAGTATGAACCCTAGAAATTATCCTGCGCCTCCTGCAAGTTACATTGGCTCTTACCCTGCTGTTCCAGGTATACAGCATCCAATGGTATATCCCAGAGGTATTGTAAGTCCGAGGCCGATGAGTAGTTGTCCTGGTTCTGTTTCACCTGCAGGTGGGAATAGCAACTCTTCATCTTCAGGTGCCAGTAAAAGTTCCAGTGGTCAGATTGAAG GACCACCTGGTGccaatctatttatttatcacATACCTCAAGAATATGGAGACCAAGAGCTCACAACTGCATTTCAACCGTTTGGTAGAGTTTTGAGTGCTAAAATTTTCGTAGATAAAGTAACAGGAGTAAGCAAATGTTTTG GGTTTGTTAGTTATGATACTCCAGAAGCTGCTCAAGCTGCCATTAGTACGATGAATGGTTGTCAATTAGGTGGCAAGAAATTAAAGGTTCAGCTTAAGAGGGATAACAAACAGAGTAAGATTTACTGA